A region from the Priestia filamentosa genome encodes:
- a CDS encoding sigma-54 interaction domain-containing protein: MTFHTHHHEQVAEELYDIFESSFDEIFVTDAHGTVIMVNSACEQYYGLSKSDFVGKHVRELEEQGIFYPSASLQVIESKQALEIVQKTDKSRYLHVRARPIFYKNGKLKSVISYSRDLTDLMELSHQVDKMEQQIEFYKRELVQTQSDITGIIVHSDKMKKVFQFIERVSVVDTTILILGETGVGKSRIARLMHDRSSRKTKPYYEVNCAALPETLIEAELFGYEGGAFTGGLKQGKKGLIEKANCGTLFLDEVGELSLSAQSKLLHVLQEKKVRPIGGTKEIKLDIRIVAATNQSLEEMVKKGTFRRDLYYRLNVIPLYIPPLRERREEIIPLVHHFLTVFNERYNRNVEFSPKVFEAFLKGEWPGNIREIENMVERLVVTSERIVTIRDVPFLQQETYTSAHLSLHQKLEELECRLIQEAYEEFGSSYKVAEELGISQSSAIRKIQKYTRGIE, translated from the coding sequence ATGGTCTCTCTAAATCAGATTTTGTTGGAAAGCATGTAAGGGAGCTAGAAGAGCAGGGGATTTTTTACCCTTCAGCAAGTCTTCAAGTTATTGAAAGTAAACAGGCCTTAGAAATTGTTCAAAAAACAGATAAAAGTCGTTATCTTCATGTAAGAGCACGACCTATTTTTTATAAAAATGGAAAACTTAAAAGCGTCATTAGCTATTCAAGAGACTTAACAGATTTAATGGAGCTTTCTCATCAAGTTGATAAAATGGAGCAGCAAATTGAATTTTACAAGCGTGAGCTTGTTCAAACGCAGAGCGACATAACAGGAATTATTGTTCATAGCGATAAAATGAAAAAAGTGTTTCAGTTTATAGAACGAGTATCAGTAGTTGATACAACAATCCTTATTCTTGGTGAAACAGGAGTCGGAAAAAGCAGAATTGCTCGCCTTATGCATGATAGGAGTTCTCGTAAGACAAAACCTTACTATGAAGTGAATTGCGCAGCGCTGCCCGAGACGCTTATTGAAGCAGAGCTTTTTGGCTATGAAGGCGGTGCTTTTACAGGGGGGCTTAAGCAAGGAAAGAAAGGATTGATTGAGAAAGCGAACTGTGGCACGCTTTTTCTTGATGAAGTTGGAGAACTTTCTCTTTCAGCACAAAGCAAGTTGTTGCACGTATTACAAGAAAAGAAAGTGCGTCCAATTGGAGGAACAAAAGAAATAAAGCTTGATATAAGAATTGTTGCAGCAACAAATCAGTCTTTAGAAGAAATGGTGAAAAAGGGTACGTTTAGAAGAGACTTATATTACCGGCTGAATGTTATACCACTGTACATACCGCCTTTGAGAGAGAGAAGAGAAGAGATCATTCCACTTGTTCATCATTTTTTAACCGTTTTTAATGAGCGATATAATCGAAATGTGGAATTTTCTCCGAAAGTCTTTGAAGCTTTTTTGAAAGGAGAATGGCCCGGAAATATAAGAGAAATTGAAAATATGGTTGAGCGGCTTGTTGTGACAAGTGAACGTATTGTTACCATAAGAGATGTTCCATTTCTTCAACAAGAAACATATACGTCCGCGCATTTATCTCTTCACCAAAAATTAGAAGAGCTTGAATGCCGTCTTATCCAAGAGGCATATGAAGAATTTGGCTCCTCTTACAAAGTAGCTGAAGAACTTGGAATTAGCCAGTCTTCAGCGATAAGAAAGATTCAGAAGTACACAAGAGGGATAGAGTAG